The Fuscovulum sp. sequence CGCAGCAGAGGCGATCAGGGCGAAGAACAGGAACAGCGTCATGCTGTCATGGGTCGGCTGGCGGCGCGGGCTTGTCAAGAGTTGTCAGGCAAAGATGACAGTTGTATGCCTTGGGGCATGATGTATCCGCTTCCCTCCCCCGCCCAACCGCTGAAGATCGGCACCCGTGGTTCCCCCCTTGCGCTGTGGCAGGCGCATGAGGTGCGGCGTTGTCTGGGGGAGGCGTTCGGCCTGCCGGATGAGGCGTTCGAGATCGTGGTCATCAAGGTGACGGGCGATCAGATCCTAGACAAGCCGCTGAAAGAGATCGGTGGCAAGGGGTTGTTCACACGCGAGATCGAGGAGGCGCTGATCGAAGGGACCATAGATATAGCGGTTCATTCGATGAAGGACATGCCGACGGCGCAGCCTGAGGGGCTGGTGCTGGATTGCTATCTGCCGCGCGAGGATGTGCGGGATGGGTTCGTTTCACCCGGCGTGGCGTCGCTGGCCGATCTGCCGCAGGGGGCGGTGGTGGGGTCGTCATCGTTGCGGCGGCGGGCGCAGCTGGCGTTGCGGCGGCCGGATCTAAAGCTGGTGGAGTTCCGCGGCAATGTGCAGACGCGGATGCGCAAGCTGGAGGAAGGGGTGGCGGTGGCCACCTTCCTTGCCATGGCGGGGCTGAACCGGCTGGGCATGGCGCATGTGGCGCGGGCGGCGATTGCGCCCGAGGAAATGCTGCCAGCGGTGGCGCAGGGCGCGATCGGTATCGAAAGACGGGTTGCGGATCAACGGGTTGAGTGGCTGCTTTCCGCCATTCACCACAAGGAAACCGGGCTGCGGCTGGCCGCCGAGCGCGGGATGCTGGCGCGGCTGGACGGGTCTTGCGAGACGCCGATTGCCGGGTTGGCGATGCTGGACGGGGATGCGCTTTGGCTGCGGGGCGAGATCCTGCGGCCCGATGGCAGCGAGTCGATCACCGGAGAGCGGCGGGGTGGCGTGGCCGATGCGGCGGCGCTGGGGCGCGATCTGGCGGAGGAATTGCTGGGGCGGGCGCCGGCGGGGTTCTTTAGCTGGCGTTAAGCCCCTGATACGGCGCGTTAATTTTTCCGTTTTTCTGAGAATGGCCGTGCCGCTGGCGGTGCAGCGCCCGGTGCAGACGGCTGTGCATACGCGCGGTGCCTGCTTCATTCGTTAATCATAAGGCAGACCACCCGGAATTTGCAGCAGCGGCTTTGCCATGTTGGTGAGCGGGGGCGAAATCTGACGCAGATTTCGCGACGTTTCCTGACGCAGGAAACGGGTTCTGATTGAGGCG is a genomic window containing:
- the hemC gene encoding hydroxymethylbilane synthase; translation: MMYPLPSPAQPLKIGTRGSPLALWQAHEVRRCLGEAFGLPDEAFEIVVIKVTGDQILDKPLKEIGGKGLFTREIEEALIEGTIDIAVHSMKDMPTAQPEGLVLDCYLPREDVRDGFVSPGVASLADLPQGAVVGSSSLRRRAQLALRRPDLKLVEFRGNVQTRMRKLEEGVAVATFLAMAGLNRLGMAHVARAAIAPEEMLPAVAQGAIGIERRVADQRVEWLLSAIHHKETGLRLAAERGMLARLDGSCETPIAGLAMLDGDALWLRGEILRPDGSESITGERRGGVADAAALGRDLAEELLGRAPAGFFSWR